A genomic region of Ictalurus furcatus strain D&B chromosome 29, Billie_1.0, whole genome shotgun sequence contains the following coding sequences:
- the LOC128603985 gene encoding uncharacterized protein LOC128603985 gives MVSDTSTNTSTNTSVPAAAFNLVFSINETFYPALANTSSPEFTAKAQSIRNQLEPIYRQRFTNFLRMVINGFRNGSIVTNSTLEFTANGTIPTNSTVKDALVNATSTNSSLNIIPNSINVTEVPVTNTSSTDTSTNTSTNTSTNTSLPAATFNLVFSINETFVPALANTSSPEFTTKAQSIRNQLEPIYRQRFTNFLRMVINGFRNGSIVTNSTLEFTANGTIPTNSTVKDVLVNATSTNSSLNIIPNSINVTQVTVTNTSSTDTSTNTSTNTSVPAAAFNLVFSINETFYPALANTSSPEFTAKAQSIRNQLEPIYRQRFTNFLRMVINGFRNGSIVTNSTLEFSANGTIPTNSTVKDVLVNATSTNSSLNIIPNSINVTEVPVTNTSSTDTSTNTSTNTSTNTSVPAAAFNLVFSINETFVPALANTSSPEFTAKAQSIRNQIEPVYRKIFNNFIRMVINSFRNGSIVTDSTLEFSANGTIPTNSTVKDALVNATSTNSSLNIIPSSINVTQVPVTNTTSTNTSTNITSTNTTNTPAVAAVFNLVFSINETFYPALANTSSPNFTAKAQSIRNQIEPVYRTIFSNFIRMVINSFRNGSIVTNSSLEFSSNGTIPTVSAVKDALVNASNSNASLNIISSSINVTQTFGNSTSNSTSNSTSNSPVIASSLSMIWMSLLSLLLSVALHFELYT, from the exons ATGGTTTCAG acacttcaacaaacacgtctacaaacacTTCTGTACCAGCTGCAGCATTCAACTTGGTCTTTAGCATCAATGAAACCTTTTATCCAGCACTGGCCAATACCAGCTCTCCAGAGTTTACAGCAAAAGCTCAAAGTATCCGTAATCAG cttgaaCCAATTTACAGACAGCGCTTCACTAACTTCCTCCGGATGGTAATTAATGGTTTCAG GAATGGTTCGATTGTGACAAATTCAACTCTTGAATTTACTGCCAATGGCACCATCCCAACTAACTCCACAGTAAAAGACGCCCTTGTTAATGCGACTAGCACCAACTCAAGCttgaacattattccaaattcTATAAATGTCACCGAAGTTCCTG tgacaaacacctcttcaacagacacttcaacaaacacttcaacaaacacgtctacaaacacTTCTCTACCAGCTGCAACATTCAACTTGGTCTTTAGCATCAATGAAACCTTTGTACCAGCACTGGCCAATACCAGCTCTCCAGAGTTTACAACAAAAGCTCAAAGTATCCGTAATCAG cttgaaCCAATTTACAGACAGCGCTTCACTAACTTCCTCCGGATGGTAATTAATGGTTTCAG GAATGGTTCGATTGTGACAAATTCCACTCTTGAATTTACTGCCAATGGCACCATCCCAACTAACTCCACAGTAAAAGACGTCCTTGTTAATGCGACTAGCACCAACTCAAGCttgaacattattccaaattcTATAAATGTCACCCAGGTTACTG tgacaaacacctcttcaacagacacttcaacaaacacgtctacaaacacTTCTGTACCAGCTGCAGCATTCAACTTGGTCTTTAGCATCAATGAAACCTTTTATCCAGCACTGGCCAATACCAGCTCTCCAGAGTTTACAGCAAAAGCTCAAAGTATCCGTAATCAG cttgAACCAATTTACAGACAGCGCTTCACTAACTTCCTCCGGATGGTAATTAATGGTTTCAG GAATGGTTCGATTGTGACAAATTCAACTCTTGAATTTAGTGCCAATGGCACCATCCCAACTAACTCCACAGTAAAAGACGTCCTTGTTAATGCGACTAGCACCAACTCAAGCttgaacattattccaaattcTATAAATGTCACCGAAGTTCCTG tgacaaacacctcttcaacagacacttcaacaaacacttcaacaaacacgtctacaaacacTTCTGTACCAGCTGCAGCATTCAACTTGGTCTTTAGCATCAATGAAACCTTTGTACCAGCACTGGCCAATACCAGCTCTCCAGAGTTTACAGCAAAAGCTCAAAGTATCCGTAATCAG aTTGAACCAGTTTACAGAAAAATCTTTAACAACTTCATCCGGATGGTAATTAATAGTTTTAG GAATGGTTCGATTGTGACAGATTCCACTCTTGAATTTAGTGCCAATGGCACCATCCCAACTAACTCCACAGTAAAAGACGCCCTTGTTAATGCGACTAGCACCAACTCAAGCTTGAACATTATTCCAAGTTCTATAAATGTCACCCAGGTTCCTG tgacaaacaccacttcaacaaacacttcaacaaacatcacttcaacaaacactacAAACACTCCTGCAGTAGCTGCAGTATTCAACTTGGTCTTTAGCATCAATGAAACCTTTTATCCAGCACTGGCCAATACCAGCTCTCCAAATTTTACAGCAAAAGCTCAAAGTATCCGTAATCAG aTTGAACCAGTTTACAGAACAATCTTTAGCAACTTCATCCGGATGGTAATTAATAGTTTTAG GAATGGTTCGATTGTGACaaattccagtcttgaatttagCTCCAATGGAACCATCCCAACTGTGTCTGCAGTAAAAGACGCCCTTGTTAACGCGTCTAACAGCAACGCAAGCTTGAACATTATTTCAAGTTCTATAAATGTCACCCAGACTTTTG GTAATTCCACCAGTAATTCCACCAGTAATTCCACCAGTAATTCACCAGTGATTGCCAGTTCACTTTCCATGATATGGATGTCTCTTCTATCACTTCTACTTTCGGTGGCATTGCACTTCGAGCTCTACACCTGA